A single genomic interval of Candidatus Desulfofervidus auxilii harbors:
- a CDS encoding restriction endonuclease — protein MFIYKFLIVVISKNNGKMYSQKEEAYLLNATKKFLQFIKTHPIKNLSLDKAKQIVSILQEIITYHDWRYYILNDPVISDYEYDKLSHYLRNLEEKFPKLTTSYVLYKYKLKANFSLDDFLKRLEIYDLFTLVFSLPGCMLVALLLLGVAALLLSIFGFDLKMSDKDLFTVLIVIGLCLSIYIIWDEKKKTWKQEIEGKEWEINEKASYPFLKKKLQVLRKKFDEIQKRIYHKTAVLQNIEQALIKKRIHPDYLESLRGVEFENCLYDCFKTLGYFVEKTPSSGDYGVDLVLKHGDKKIAVQVKGTADPVGIKAVQEVYSGKDFYDCEEAWVITNSYFTDSAIKLAKKLNVGLINKQRLLKFLPDADLIEEKKELIKELEELNARKKEIEWEISEISEKLEYIKTKYDFE, from the coding sequence GTGTTTATTTATAAATTTTTAATAGTTGTGATTTCCAAAAATAATGGAAAAATGTATTCTCAAAAAGAAGAAGCTTATCTTTTAAATGCAACAAAGAAATTTTTACAATTTATAAAAACTCACCCAATAAAAAATCTTTCCTTAGATAAGGCTAAGCAGATTGTTAGTATTTTGCAGGAAATCATTACTTACCATGATTGGCGTTATTATATTCTAAATGACCCTGTAATTTCTGACTATGAATATGACAAGCTTTCTCATTATTTACGTAACTTAGAAGAAAAATTTCCAAAGTTAACTACCTCTTATGTACTTTACAAATATAAATTAAAAGCTAATTTTAGTCTAGATGATTTTCTTAAAAGACTTGAAATATACGACCTATTTACACTTGTATTTTCTCTTCCTGGTTGCATGTTGGTTGCGCTTTTACTTCTTGGTGTTGCTGCATTGTTGCTCAGTATATTCGGTTTTGATCTTAAAATGTCAGATAAAGACCTTTTTACTGTCCTTATTGTTATTGGTCTCTGTCTTTCAATTTATATTATATGGGATGAAAAGAAGAAAACTTGGAAGCAAGAAATAGAAGGAAAGGAGTGGGAAATTAATGAAAAAGCTTCTTATCCTTTTTTGAAAAAGAAACTTCAAGTACTAAGAAAAAAGTTTGATGAAATACAAAAGCGCATATATCATAAGACTGCGGTTTTGCAAAATATTGAGCAAGCTTTAATAAAGAAGCGAATCCATCCTGATTATCTTGAAAGTTTAAGGGGAGTTGAATTTGAAAATTGTCTTTATGATTGTTTTAAAACATTAGGATATTTTGTAGAAAAGACACCAAGTTCAGGAGATTATGGAGTAGATCTAGTTTTAAAACACGGGGATAAAAAAATAGCTGTGCAGGTCAAAGGCACTGCGGATCCAGTAGGTATAAAGGCTGTTCAGGAAGTATATAGCGGTAAGGATTTTTATGATTGTGAAGAAGCTTGGGTTATAACAAATTCTTATTTTACTGATAGTGCAATAAAATTAGCAAAAAAATTAAATGTAGGACTAATAAACAAACAAAGATTGCTAAAATTCCTGCCTGATGCAGATTTAATAGAAGAAAAGAAAGAACTAATAAAAGAATTAGAAGAATTGAATGCACGTAAAAAAGAAATTGAATGGGAAATAAGCGAAATTTCTGAAAAATTAGAGTATATAAAAACGAAATACGATTTTGAATAA